One segment of Candidatus Gastranaerophilales bacterium DNA contains the following:
- a CDS encoding bifunctional folylpolyglutamate synthase/dihydrofolate synthase, with product MISYEKSVEILTSQGKFYISLGLERVQKILSLFGNPQDNLKVIHVAGTNGKGSTSAMLSAILTQAGFKTALYTSPHLFEYTERIKISGVDISKDKFAFYVNEICMLADANDVHLTEFEILTVMAFLYFNENNVDIAVIETGLGGRFDATNVIKENICSIITSISIDHKDRLGDTIEKIAFEKAGIIKKGCPVVISPENNGFDVVSNVASVNSAELIKAHNSVELMFDGKINYAVIDGQKHQFGMLGLYQKDNLELVLSTISLLKCKKYAINDEDLFAALQYVTWPARLQYIPSRAIIVDGAHNFDGALRLRESLDYYFPKKNRVWIYGSLNTKEYDKVVKTLFRKEDTVFFYKFKNKNAITINDIKLNISAKLSEIKLPEAENILNNFSHDSVTIVSGSLYMIGELLKNKKF from the coding sequence ATCTTAACTTCGCAAGGCAAATTTTACATATCTTTAGGACTTGAAAGAGTGCAAAAGATACTGTCTTTGTTTGGAAATCCTCAAGACAATTTGAAGGTCATACACGTTGCGGGAACTAACGGAAAAGGCTCGACTTCAGCGATGCTTTCTGCGATTTTAACTCAGGCTGGGTTTAAAACAGCTCTTTATACAAGTCCCCATTTGTTTGAATATACAGAGCGGATAAAAATATCAGGAGTCGATATTTCAAAAGACAAGTTTGCGTTTTATGTGAACGAAATTTGTATGTTAGCTGACGCTAATGATGTTCATTTGACTGAATTTGAAATTTTAACTGTAATGGCATTTTTGTATTTCAACGAAAATAATGTTGATATTGCTGTAATTGAAACTGGTTTGGGCGGTAGGTTTGATGCCACAAATGTTATAAAAGAAAATATTTGTTCAATAATCACGTCTATTTCGATTGACCATAAAGATAGGCTCGGTGATACAATCGAAAAAATTGCATTTGAGAAGGCGGGTATAATAAAAAAGGGTTGCCCGGTTGTAATTTCTCCTGAAAACAATGGGTTTGATGTGGTTTCTAATGTGGCTTCTGTAAATTCAGCAGAACTTATAAAAGCTCACAATTCTGTTGAATTGATGTTTGATGGGAAAATAAATTATGCAGTAATTGATGGGCAAAAACATCAATTCGGCATGCTCGGTTTATACCAAAAGGATAATTTAGAGCTCGTTTTGAGTACTATTTCGCTTTTAAAATGCAAAAAGTATGCTATAAATGATGAGGATTTGTTTGCGGCTTTACAATACGTAACATGGCCTGCACGTCTTCAATATATACCCTCTAGAGCTATTATAGTGGACGGAGCTCACAATTTTGATGGAGCATTACGGCTTAGAGAAAGTTTGGATTATTATTTTCCTAAAAAAAATCGGGTTTGGATATATGGTTCATTGAACACGAAAGAATATGATAAAGTGGTAAAAACCCTATTCAGAAAAGAAGATACAGTGTTTTTTTATAAATTCAAAAACAAAAACGCAATTACTATAAACGACATAAAACTTAACATAAGTGCAAAATTGTCCGAAATAAAATTACCCGAAGCGGAAAATATATTAAATAATTTTAGTCATGATTCAGTCACAATAGTATCAGGTTCATTATACATGATCGGCGAACTGTTAAAAAACAAAAAATTTTAA
- a CDS encoding response regulator transcription factor: MALAMTENDMIKVVIIEDYKLTRVGLRSTLNEFEHIEVIGESEDAVKGLEIIEKLKPDVVLMDLGLPGMNGLEATQKTKEISPETNVVILTSHERTEEVIAALGSGACAYCLKDIDPSTLADVIRNVARGACWLDPAIAKVALNLFPKPENTSLLPSAEATDARAQLTERELEVLRHLVKGKSNTEIAKELIVSVHTAKAHVCSILQKLCVDDRVQAAVKAIKENII, encoded by the coding sequence ATGGCTTTAGCAATGACAGAGAATGATATGATAAAGGTAGTTATTATTGAAGATTATAAACTTACTCGGGTAGGTTTGAGATCCACTTTGAATGAGTTTGAACATATTGAGGTTATAGGAGAATCTGAAGACGCAGTCAAAGGTTTGGAAATAATTGAAAAATTAAAACCAGACGTTGTGCTAATGGATTTGGGGTTGCCTGGTATGAACGGGCTTGAGGCTACTCAAAAAACTAAAGAAATTTCACCTGAAACAAATGTTGTTATTTTGACTTCGCATGAACGTACAGAAGAAGTTATTGCAGCTTTGGGCTCAGGAGCTTGTGCATATTGTTTGAAAGATATTGATCCTTCTACCCTTGCAGATGTTATCAGAAATGTTGCAAGAGGTGCGTGTTGGCTTGATCCGGCTATTGCAAAAGTCGCTTTAAATCTATTCCCAAAACCTGAAAATACAAGTCTTTTGCCGTCTGCTGAAGCAACCGATGCCAGAGCTCAATTGACAGAAAGAGAACTTGAAGTATTGAGGCATCTCGTTAAAGGTAAAAGTAATACTGAAATTGCAAAAGAATTAATAGTCAGTGTACATACAGCAAAAGCTCATGTTTGCAGTATCTTGCAAAAATTGTGCGTTGATGACCGTGTCCAAGCGGCAGTTAAGGCTATTAAAGAAAATATTATTTAA